The Raphanus sativus cultivar WK10039 unplaced genomic scaffold, ASM80110v3 Scaffold0902, whole genome shotgun sequence genome window below encodes:
- the LOC108858895 gene encoding GTP-binding protein YPTC5-like, translated as MVLPILVVGDRGVGKSSLINRFVNRELTAEIDGALVRWMEIDDKIWKSKICEDSVSLYRRDRICCCVLVFDVNDITSFDSLNKHIDQYVYQMLRVNPNSDHFPLNITNKKKHLLFFSFFEVAKNHNTHGNDLRQNLMIFLSEFANVVSIDPHNANW; from the exons ATGGTTTTACCGATTTTAGTTGTTGGTGACAGAGG GGTTGGTAAATCATCATTGATTAACAG GTTTGTTAATCGTGAGCTTACGGCTGAGATTGATGGCGCTCTGGTAAGATGGATGGAAATTGATGATAAGATCTGGAAGTCGAAg ATTTGCGAGGATAGCGTGTCCCTTTATCGACGTGATCGAATCTGTTGCTGTGTTCTTGTCTTTGATGTCAACGACATAACATCGTTTGACAGTCTCAACAAACATATTGACCAGTATGTTTATCAG ATGCTAAGAGTCAATCCGAACTCAGATCACTTCCCCCTCAACATAACCAACAAGAagaaacatttattatttttctctttttttgaaGTAGCAAAGAACCATAATACTCATGGAAATGACTTGAGACAAAACCTGATGATTTTTCTTTCAGAGTTTGCTAATGTTGTCAGCATTGATCCACATAATGCTAATTGGtaa
- the LOC108856752 gene encoding dihydropyrimidine dehydrogenase (NADP(+)), chloroplastic, whose translation MASMSFALTSFSGLSSKTTLSPDFDHSSHRRNFLPPNRVGLKISSSSSESEPDLSVTVNGLKMPNPFVIGSGPPGTNYTVMKRAFDEGWGGVIAKTVSLDASKVINVTPRYARLRTGSAKTDVIGWQNIELISDRPLETMLKEFKQLKQEYPDRILIASIMEEYTKTGWEELIDRVEQTGVDALEINFSCPHGMPERRMGAAVGQDCALLEEVCGWINAKATVPVWAKMTPNITDITEPARVSLKSGCEGIAAINTIMSVMGIDLKTLHPEPCVEGYSTPGGYSYKAVRPIALAKVMNIAKMMRDEFSEKDCSLSGIGGVETGYDAAEFILLGSNTVQVCTGVMVHGYGHVKTLCAELRDFMKQHNFSTIEEFRGHSLQYFTTHTDLVRRQKEAIEQRKAERRGLKSDKDWTGDGFVKETESMVSN comes from the exons ATGGCATCCATGAGCTTCGCCTTAACTAGCTTCTCTGGACTCTCTTCTAAAACCACCTTATCACCCGACTTCGATCACTCCTCTCACCGCCGGAACTTTCTACCTCCGAACAGAGTTGGACTCAagatctcctcttcttcctccgaGTCAGAGCCTGATCTCAGTGTCACAGTAAACGGTCTGAAAATGCCGAATCCTTTCGTGATCGGGTCGGGTCCACCCGGTACCAACTACACCGTCATGAAGAGAGCCTTCGATGAAGGCTGGGGAGGCGTCATCGCCAAAACC GTTTCACTAGACGCATCCAAAGTCATCAACGTAACGCCTCGGTACGCCAGGCTACGAACCGGCTCAGCCAAAACAGATGTGATCGGGTGGCAGAACATAGAACTCATCAGCGACCGTCCTCTCGAAACCATGCTCAAAGAGTTCAAGCAGTTGAAACAAGAGTACCCTGACCGGATCCTCATCGCTTCCATCATGGAGGAGTACACCAAAACCGGATGGGAAGAGCTTATTGACCGCGTTGAGCAAACCGGTGTT GATGCTTTAGAGATCAACTTCTCGTGTCCTCATGGTATGCCAGAGCGTAGAATGGGTGCAGCTGTTGGACAAGACTGTGCGCTTCTTGAGGAGGTTTGCGGATGGATTAATGCTAAAGCTACTGTTCCTGTCTGGGCCAAGATGACTCCTAATATTACTGACATTACTGAG CCGGCGAGGGTATCTCTAAAATCAGGATGTGAAGGGATCGCAGCCATCAATACAATCATGAGTGTGATGGGAATTGATCTGAAGACACTGCATCCTGAGCCATGCGTTGAAGG tTACTCAACTCCAGGAGGCTACTCTTATAAGGCTGTTCGCCCCATTGCGCTTGCGAAAGTTATGAACATTGCTAAGATGATGAGAGATGAGTTCAGTGAGAAAGATTGCTCGCTTTCGGGTATTGGAGGTGTTGAAACTGGCTATGATGCAGCTGAGTTCATTCTCCTCGGATCAAACACTGTCCAG GTATGCACTGGTGTGATGGTGCATGGCTATGGTCACGTGAAAACCCTATGCGCCGAGCTTCGAGATTTTATGAAACAACATAACTTCTCAACAATAGAAGAATTCAGAGG ACATTCGCTTCAGTACTTTACAACACACACAGATTTAGTCAGGAGACAGAAAGAAGCTATTGAGCAGAGAAAAGCGGAGAGGAGAGGCTTGAAATCTGATAAAGATTGGACCGGAGATGGGTTCGTGAAGGAGACTGAGAGTATGGTTTCTAACTAA
- the LOC108860276 gene encoding uncharacterized protein LOC108860276: protein MEEKRAILKSLILLMMISSFCLELTVAETYCHAQRRLLIDACKILILRQAPPAECCRRIRTTPAWCVCPSVTPQRAALIDVNYAVGVIRQCGRYVARGTKCGSITVP, encoded by the exons ATGGAGGAGAAGAGAGCTATTTTGAAGTCACTGATCTTACTAATGATGATTTCCAGTTTTTGCCTCGAACTGACAGTTGCAGAAACATACTGCCATGCTCAACGTCGCTTATTAATCGACGCGTGCAAGATATTAATTTTGAGGCAGGCTCCCCCCGCTGAATGTTGTCGTAGAATAAGAACGACTCCAGCGTGGTGCGTTTGTCCTTCTGTAACACCACAGAGAGCTGCTCTCATCGATGTCAATTACGCTGTTGGGGTAATCCGTCAATGCGGTCGATATGTAGCTCGCGGTACCAAATGTGGAA GTATTACAGTTCCATAA
- the LOC108856566 gene encoding glutamine synthetase cytosolic isozyme 1-3, translating into MRKQKQKKLYKHSQERSCIDIVFPKTTFIDYYYSLRRTATSLLSDLVNLNLSDTTKQIIAEYIWIGGSGMDIRSKARTLPGPVSDPSKLPKWNYDGSSTGQAAGDNSEVILYPQAIFRDPFRRGDNILVMCDAYTPAGDPIPTNKRHNASKIFSHPNVAKEVPWYGIEQEYTLMQKGVNWPIGWPIGGFPGPQGPYYCGVGADKAIGRDIVDAHYKACLYAGISISGVNGEVMPGQWEFQVGPVEGISAGDQVWVARYLLERITEISGVNVSFDPKPVPGDWNGAGAHCNYSTKTMRNDGGLAVIKKAIEKLQVKHKEHIAAYGEGNERRLTGKHETADINTFSWGVANRGASVRVGRDTEKEGKGYFEDRRPASNMDPYVVTSMIAETTILG; encoded by the exons atgag aaaacaaaaacaaaaaaagctcTATAAACACTCGCAGGAGAGAAGCTGTATCGATATCGTCTTCCCTAAAACAACATTCATTGATTACTATTACTCTCTCCGACGCACAGCCACGTCTTTGCTTTCAGATCTCGTCAACCTCAACCTCTCCGACACCACCAAGCAAATCATTGCCGAATACATATG GATCGGTGGATCTGGAATGGACATTAGAAGCAAAGCCAGG ACGCTCCCAGGACCAGTGAGCGATCCATCAAAGCTTCCCAAGTGGAACTACGATGGGTCCAGCACCGGTCAGGCCGCTGGAGATAACAGTGAAGTCATTCTATA CCCTCAGGCGATATTTCGTGATCCGTTCAGGAGAGGCGACAACATCCTG GTGATGTGTGACGCTTACACACCGGCTGGAGATCCAATCCCGACCAACAAGAGGCACAATGCTTCTAAGATCTTCAGCCATCCCAACGTTGCCAAGGAGGTGCCTTGGTATGGGATTGAGCAAGAATACACTTTGATGCAAAAGGGTGTGAACTGGCCTATTGGTTGGCCTATTGGTGGCTTCCCTGGTCCTCAG GGACCGTACTACTGTGGCGTGGGAGCTGACAAAGCCATTGGTCGTGACATTGTGGACGCACACTACAAGGCCTGTCTTTACGCCGGTATTAGCATCTCCGGTGTCAATGGAGAAGTCATGCCTGGACAGTGGGAGTTCCAAGTCGGTCCAGTTGAGGGTATTAGTGCTGGTGATCAAGTCTGGGTCGCTAGATACCTTCTCGAG AGGATCACTGAGATCTCTGGTGTAAATGTCAGCTTCGACCCAAAACCAGTCCCG GGTGACTGGAACGGAGCTGGAGCTCACTGCAACTACAGTACGAAGACGATGAGGAACGACGGAGGATTAGCAGTGATAAAGAAAGCAATAGAGAAGCTTCAGGTGAAGCACAAGGAGCACATTGCTGCATACGGTGAAGGCAACGAACGTCGTCTCACGGGGAAGCATGAAACTGCAGACATCAACACGTTCTCTTGGGGAGTGGCGAACCGTGGAGCCTCGGTAAGAGTGGGACGTGACACTGAGAAAGAAGGCAAAGGTTACTTCGAGGACCGAAGGCCAGCTTCTAACATGGATCCTTATGTCGTCACTTCCATGATCGCTGAAACCACCATCCTCGGTTAA